One stretch of Saccharopolyspora erythraea DNA includes these proteins:
- a CDS encoding MFS transporter: protein MNPSLRWWALTLVVAAEFVVFLDIAIVNVALPTMRTDLDLGAGEVSLVVDSYQVIFGGLLLVGGRIADFFGRKRVFLLGFAIFTAASLGAGLATSGALLIASRAVQGLGAALLVPATTALIVAVFQDERERSRAFGIWGAMRAGGASSGAALGGLITQALGWEWVFLINVPIGIAVLLAGPALLPHLDADPGARPGFVGALLGTGGLLVLSAAFVEAPSAGWTAPLTLGLTAGGVVLLVLFTALQARSSNKLVPGRVLTRTVVATTTVSLLYGASHIPLFLLLSFYLQNSLRYEPLLAGAAMLPVGLVVMASSATLVPRLMSRFGARSTLLTGLGLLAVALLVLARAPHDGGSYFVDVLPAGVVAAAGLSCCFSGVTVPAVESVADQDTGIASGLVNSAQRIGSGLGVAVLLPLPAAGFNPQTPALVGAAVFAALGALVAMAAIPPKQTGISEVRQAESAR from the coding sequence ATGAATCCATCGCTGCGGTGGTGGGCGCTGACCCTGGTCGTGGCCGCCGAGTTCGTGGTGTTCCTCGACATCGCGATCGTCAACGTCGCCCTGCCCACGATGCGCACCGATCTCGACCTCGGCGCGGGCGAGGTGTCGCTGGTCGTCGACTCCTACCAGGTCATCTTCGGCGGCCTGCTGCTCGTCGGCGGCCGCATCGCCGACTTCTTCGGGCGCAAACGCGTGTTCCTGCTCGGCTTCGCGATCTTCACCGCCGCCTCGCTCGGTGCCGGACTGGCCACCAGCGGCGCGCTGCTGATCGCCAGCCGCGCGGTGCAGGGCCTCGGCGCGGCGCTGCTGGTGCCCGCGACGACCGCGCTGATCGTCGCGGTCTTCCAGGACGAGCGCGAGCGCTCCAGGGCTTTCGGGATCTGGGGAGCGATGCGCGCGGGCGGAGCTTCCTCGGGTGCCGCGCTCGGCGGCCTCATCACCCAGGCGCTGGGCTGGGAATGGGTCTTCCTGATCAACGTGCCGATCGGGATCGCCGTCCTGCTGGCGGGTCCCGCGCTGCTGCCGCACCTCGACGCCGACCCCGGCGCCCGCCCCGGTTTCGTCGGCGCGCTCCTGGGAACCGGCGGTCTCCTGGTGCTCAGCGCCGCCTTCGTCGAAGCGCCCAGCGCGGGGTGGACCGCCCCGCTCACGCTCGGCCTGACGGCGGGGGGCGTGGTGCTGCTCGTGCTGTTCACCGCGCTCCAGGCGCGTTCGAGCAACAAGCTCGTCCCGGGCCGGGTGCTCACCCGCACCGTGGTGGCCACGACCACGGTCAGCCTGCTCTACGGCGCCTCGCACATCCCGCTGTTCCTCCTGCTCTCCTTCTACCTGCAGAACAGCCTCCGGTACGAGCCGCTGCTCGCGGGCGCCGCGATGCTGCCGGTCGGCCTGGTCGTCATGGCCTCCTCGGCGACCCTGGTGCCCCGGCTGATGAGCCGGTTCGGCGCGCGCTCGACGCTGCTGACCGGTCTCGGGCTGCTCGCGGTCGCGCTGCTCGTGCTCGCCAGGGCACCGCACGACGGCGGCTCGTACTTCGTGGACGTGCTGCCCGCCGGCGTGGTGGCCGCGGCCGGACTGTCGTGCTGCTTCTCCGGGGTCACCGTGCCCGCCGTGGAGTCCGTTGCCGACCAGGACACCGGGATCGCCTCCGGCCTGGTCAACAGCGCGCAGCGGATCGGCAGCGGTCTGGGCGTGGCGGTCCTGCTGCCGCTGCCGGCGGCCGGATTCAACCCGCAGACACCCGCACTCGTCGGTGCCGCGGTGTTCGCGGCACTCGGAGCACTCGTGGCGATGGCCGCGATTCCGCCCAAGCAGACCGGGATCTCCGAGGTCAGGCAGGCTGAATCCGCGCGGTAG
- a CDS encoding MarR family winged helix-turn-helix transcriptional regulator, translated as MAKNSERDRDAAPPWIADNIGFLLAKAGTLSTELFRSRLERLDVRPRHYSVLSVLHLHPEQCTQQFLAGCLEVEPSSVVSVVDDLEDRGLVERRRDPGDRRRNVLVVTERGEELIADAQEIAAELEQDLMAGVPERRRRELRTLLINVLGNASRAEQAEVEAGSAG; from the coding sequence GTGGCCAAGAACAGTGAACGGGACCGGGACGCCGCGCCGCCCTGGATCGCCGACAACATCGGATTCCTGCTGGCCAAGGCAGGCACCCTGTCGACCGAGCTGTTCCGCTCGCGCCTGGAGCGCCTCGACGTCCGGCCGCGCCACTACTCGGTACTGAGCGTGCTGCACCTGCATCCCGAGCAGTGCACCCAGCAGTTCCTCGCCGGTTGCCTCGAGGTCGAGCCGAGCTCGGTGGTCTCCGTCGTCGACGACCTGGAGGACCGCGGACTGGTCGAGCGGCGCCGGGATCCCGGCGACCGGCGGCGCAACGTGCTGGTGGTGACCGAGCGCGGCGAGGAGCTGATCGCCGACGCCCAGGAGATCGCCGCGGAGCTGGAGCAGGACCTCATGGCCGGTGTGCCTGAGCGGCGGCGCCGCGAGCTCCGCACCCTGCTGATCAACGTGCTGGGCAACGCGTCCAGGGCGGAGCAGGCCGAGGTGGAGGCGGGCTCGGCAGGCTGA
- a CDS encoding thioesterase family protein, translating into MSAAPAWSPGPAGESWQAAETAAGPWSPDRVHGGAVNALLGHLLGAVAADSRGELVRVTVDLLRPVPLEPLTARTHLLRDGRRYSVADATLCAGTPVARAAALFAVRDQTDDRTAESSPPLTPPEKCLPHREHAAWPSFNDEHLEIRFDPDPPDGLAAVAWVRPRTPLVAGSTPVCGVLAASDLLTGLSGGIGTDDRAALNVDSTVHLERSPRPGWIGIAAHPLVRLSGAPVAEGIVHDEHGRVGSVRQSTVLVPV; encoded by the coding sequence GTGAGCGCCGCTCCTGCGTGGTCGCCCGGTCCGGCCGGCGAGAGCTGGCAGGCTGCGGAAACGGCGGCCGGACCGTGGTCGCCGGACCGGGTGCACGGAGGTGCGGTCAACGCGCTGCTCGGGCACCTGCTCGGCGCGGTCGCGGCGGACTCGCGGGGCGAGCTCGTCCGCGTGACCGTCGACCTGCTGCGCCCGGTCCCGCTCGAACCCCTGACCGCACGCACGCACCTCCTGCGCGACGGGCGGCGCTACTCGGTGGCCGACGCGACGCTGTGCGCCGGCACGCCAGTGGCCCGCGCCGCGGCGCTGTTCGCCGTCCGCGACCAGACCGACGACCGCACCGCCGAGTCGTCACCACCGCTCACACCGCCGGAGAAGTGCCTTCCGCACCGCGAGCACGCGGCATGGCCGTCGTTCAACGACGAACACCTGGAAATCCGCTTCGACCCGGACCCACCGGACGGGCTGGCCGCGGTGGCCTGGGTCCGGCCACGCACGCCCCTGGTCGCCGGCAGCACGCCGGTCTGCGGGGTGCTCGCGGCGTCGGACCTGCTCACCGGGCTCAGCGGTGGCATCGGAACCGACGACCGCGCCGCGCTCAACGTGGACAGCACGGTGCACCTGGAACGTTCGCCCCGGCCGGGGTGGATCGGCATCGCGGCGCACCCGCTCGTGCGGCTGTCCGGCGCCCCGGTCGCCGAAGGCATCGTCCACGACGAGCACGGCAGGGTTGGGTCGGTGCGCCAGAGCACCGTGCTGGTTCCGGTGTGA
- a CDS encoding MFS transporter: MTTHEGGRGGPPRATGPMIFILTLAMALPMLLLYAIGVLGPVLVSDLRISRSTLGSLTAVCFAVAAVLSLWAGQGVGRIGARRATIALFGVVALSFGLISVSTSFAMLVAGVALCGLAQALANPATNKVIALHVPPERRGSVVGAKQSGVQLAALVAGAALPTAAVLLGWRGALALVIPVSLVALAVSWSVIPGEQPAPLAAGWSKLVRPNAKLSWLMLYQLFLGAGLAAFTTFLPLYATEQLATGEQQAALMIAGFGIAGIVARIGWTSLAGKLAEPHGLLLGLALAAAVFVGAVWASGWFGLLPAWIGSIGIGSTAVAANAVCMLAVVRDRSYGQVTHASALASLAFFSGFVVSPPLVGAVADAAGGLGAAWPVLALELVLAGGCAVGLRRASVAVRAAEDAR; this comes from the coding sequence ATGACCACACACGAAGGGGGCCGGGGCGGACCTCCGCGCGCGACCGGTCCGATGATCTTCATCCTCACCCTGGCGATGGCGCTGCCGATGCTGCTGCTCTACGCCATCGGGGTGCTGGGCCCCGTGCTCGTCTCCGACCTGCGGATCAGCCGCTCGACGCTGGGCTCGCTGACGGCGGTGTGCTTCGCCGTGGCGGCCGTCCTGTCGCTGTGGGCCGGCCAGGGAGTCGGCCGGATCGGCGCCCGCAGGGCCACGATCGCGCTGTTCGGCGTCGTGGCGCTCTCCTTCGGGCTGATCTCGGTGAGCACGAGCTTCGCGATGCTGGTGGCAGGCGTGGCGCTGTGCGGACTCGCCCAGGCGCTGGCCAACCCTGCCACCAACAAGGTCATCGCGCTGCACGTCCCGCCCGAACGCCGGGGCTCGGTGGTGGGTGCCAAGCAGTCCGGGGTGCAGCTGGCCGCGCTGGTCGCCGGTGCCGCGCTGCCCACCGCCGCCGTCCTGCTGGGGTGGCGGGGCGCGCTGGCGCTGGTGATCCCGGTCTCCCTGGTCGCGCTGGCGGTCTCCTGGTCGGTCATCCCCGGTGAGCAGCCGGCACCGCTGGCGGCGGGGTGGTCGAAGCTGGTCCGCCCCAACGCGAAGCTGAGCTGGCTGATGCTCTACCAGCTGTTCCTGGGCGCCGGGCTCGCCGCGTTCACCACGTTCCTGCCGCTGTACGCCACCGAACAGCTCGCGACCGGCGAGCAGCAGGCCGCGCTGATGATCGCCGGCTTCGGCATCGCGGGCATCGTCGCCCGGATCGGCTGGACCTCCCTGGCGGGCAAGCTCGCCGAGCCGCACGGGCTCCTGCTCGGGCTCGCGCTGGCCGCGGCGGTGTTCGTCGGCGCGGTGTGGGCCAGCGGCTGGTTCGGGCTGCTGCCCGCCTGGATCGGCAGCATCGGGATCGGGTCGACAGCGGTCGCCGCCAACGCCGTGTGCATGCTCGCGGTCGTGCGTGACCGCTCGTACGGGCAGGTCACCCACGCGTCGGCGCTGGCGTCGCTGGCATTCTTCTCCGGTTTCGTGGTGAGCCCGCCGCTGGTCGGCGCGGTCGCCGACGCGGCGGGCGGGCTCGGTGCCGCGTGGCCCGTCCTGGCGCTGGAGCTGGTGCTGGCGGGCGGCTGCGCGGTCGGCCTGCGGCGGGCTTCGGTCGCGGTGCGGGCCGCCGAGGACGCCCGGTGA
- a CDS encoding ATP-binding cassette domain-containing protein has protein sequence MLAVENLCKTHPHRAVPVLDGVDLRVPPATICGVVGPAGSGKTSLLRCLAGLDATDSGRVTVSGRPVALRRGGRRRTARRPVGFVPESEALLHECTVAGNVARPFELAGFDRVARQVRVAELLELTGLRAESHASLFQLRPEQLRRLQVAQVLAAGASVLVLDDADEHVGSGGGGALATVLDRVRGELGLTVVLATDDSEVVRRLCDDVVVLDGGRVLESGPVLELLGRRRSRTAELLLDPVAGPVVAGPPHSGLPGDACLVDVVLVGYAAVGSLLPLAVSRFGIAMTYLGGGVVPVAGTLVGRFRVSISGAGTGRALDWLASQRCAVWEVEDPAMAA, from the coding sequence GTGCTCGCGGTCGAGAACCTCTGCAAGACCCATCCGCACCGGGCGGTGCCCGTCCTCGATGGGGTCGACCTGCGGGTCCCGCCCGCTACGATCTGCGGCGTGGTCGGGCCCGCGGGTTCGGGCAAGACCTCGCTGCTGCGCTGCCTGGCCGGGCTCGACGCGACCGACTCCGGCCGCGTCACCGTCTCCGGTCGTCCGGTGGCGCTGCGGCGTGGCGGCCGAAGACGCACTGCGCGCAGACCTGTCGGCTTCGTGCCGGAAAGCGAAGCGCTGCTGCACGAGTGCACGGTGGCGGGAAACGTCGCCCGGCCGTTCGAGCTGGCGGGTTTCGACCGCGTCGCGCGGCAGGTGCGGGTGGCCGAACTGCTCGAGCTGACCGGCCTGCGGGCGGAGTCGCACGCGAGCCTGTTCCAGTTGCGCCCGGAGCAACTGCGCCGGTTGCAGGTCGCACAGGTGCTCGCCGCGGGGGCGTCGGTGCTGGTGCTCGACGACGCCGACGAGCACGTGGGCTCCGGCGGCGGGGGCGCGCTGGCGACCGTGCTGGACCGGGTCCGCGGCGAGCTCGGGCTCACCGTGGTGCTGGCCACCGACGATTCGGAGGTGGTCCGCCGCCTCTGCGACGACGTCGTGGTGCTCGACGGCGGGCGGGTGCTGGAGAGCGGGCCGGTGCTCGAACTGCTGGGCAGGCGGCGCAGCCGGACCGCGGAGCTGCTGCTGGACCCGGTCGCGGGTCCCGTCGTCGCGGGGCCGCCGCATTCCGGACTGCCGGGCGATGCGTGTCTCGTGGACGTCGTGCTCGTCGGGTACGCGGCCGTGGGCTCGCTCCTCCCGCTGGCGGTCAGCCGGTTCGGCATCGCGATGACCTACCTCGGCGGTGGTGTCGTCCCGGTTGCGGGCACCCTCGTCGGGCGGTTCCGGGTGTCGATCTCCGGAGCCGGTACCGGCCGCGCGCTGGACTGGCTGGCCTCGCAGCGCTGCGCGGTGTGGGAGGTCGAAGACCCCGCCATGGCCGCCTGA
- a CDS encoding flavin monoamine oxidase family protein: protein MADVVDVVVVGAGLAGLSAAWNLEQAGLTTLTVEASDEVGGHTRSRVVDGEVVELGAENFGPHHHHVRGLARQLGLTVRPSAFHGVAPVMWRTGGGARVSRVPGIRPSEAPAALRALRELKRMAVGVSPIAPWTAARAAELDEQSWSSWLDRMHVHGHARDLLDSGFASFSTVPADRLSLLQVVWWVHRAGGILPTLRDGLSLQIAEGTQQLSIRLRERLRGQVVLGTPVNRVVQDGEKVAVHADPHQCWEARAAVVAVPVSKAGSLEFDPPLDPQQQALYGALRFGRATKLIAVSKEPVKVKHRVVIGGAPLPAAWLRGRRVATGFATGESADLDVQVLFEDLADVFELTKPRLYTEAKRWAADPLSEGSYLAFAPGQLTAHGPHLKRPHGLVHFAGADRSSWHPDLEGAIENGYQVADALVRRLAKPAQPVI from the coding sequence ATGGCCGACGTCGTCGATGTCGTCGTCGTGGGCGCCGGACTGGCCGGTCTGAGCGCCGCGTGGAACCTGGAGCAGGCCGGGCTGACGACGTTGACCGTCGAGGCGTCCGACGAGGTGGGCGGGCACACCCGATCGCGCGTCGTGGACGGGGAGGTCGTGGAGCTCGGCGCGGAGAACTTCGGTCCGCACCACCACCACGTGCGCGGGCTGGCACGTCAGCTCGGATTGACCGTGCGGCCGTCGGCCTTCCACGGCGTGGCGCCGGTGATGTGGCGGACCGGTGGCGGTGCGCGGGTGTCGCGCGTACCGGGGATCCGCCCGTCGGAGGCGCCGGCGGCGTTGCGCGCGCTGCGCGAGCTGAAGCGCATGGCAGTCGGCGTCTCTCCGATCGCACCTTGGACGGCCGCCCGCGCGGCGGAGCTCGACGAGCAGTCCTGGTCCTCCTGGCTGGACCGGATGCACGTCCACGGCCACGCCCGCGACCTCCTCGACTCGGGGTTCGCCAGCTTCTCCACCGTGCCCGCCGACCGGCTTTCGCTACTGCAAGTGGTGTGGTGGGTGCACCGCGCCGGAGGCATCCTGCCGACGCTGCGCGATGGTCTCTCGCTGCAGATCGCGGAGGGCACGCAGCAGCTGTCGATCCGGTTGCGGGAGCGGCTGCGCGGCCAGGTGGTGCTGGGCACGCCGGTGAACCGGGTCGTCCAGGACGGCGAGAAGGTCGCGGTGCACGCCGACCCGCACCAGTGCTGGGAGGCCCGTGCGGCGGTGGTCGCGGTGCCGGTGTCGAAGGCGGGTTCGCTGGAGTTCGACCCGCCTCTGGACCCGCAGCAGCAGGCACTCTACGGCGCGCTGCGCTTCGGACGGGCCACGAAGCTGATCGCCGTGAGCAAGGAGCCGGTGAAGGTCAAGCACCGGGTGGTGATCGGCGGAGCGCCGCTTCCCGCGGCGTGGCTGCGGGGCCGCCGGGTGGCCACCGGGTTCGCCACGGGAGAGTCCGCCGACCTCGACGTCCAGGTGCTCTTCGAGGATCTGGCGGACGTCTTCGAGCTGACGAAGCCGCGCCTGTACACCGAGGCGAAGCGGTGGGCGGCCGACCCGCTGTCGGAGGGCAGCTACCTGGCGTTCGCGCCGGGGCAGCTCACCGCGCACGGCCCGCACCTCAAACGCCCGCACGGCTTGGTCCACTTCGCCGGGGCCGACCGCAGCAGCTGGCACCCGGACCTGGAGGGGGCCATCGAGAACGGCTACCAGGTGGCCGACGCGCTGGTGCGCAGGCTCGCCAAACCCGCTCAGCCGGTCATCTGA
- a CDS encoding alpha/beta fold hydrolase, with amino-acid sequence MSHIAIAGRRLHYELAGSGQPVVLVHGSWDDRSGWDPLVPLLSSRLHVLRYDRRGHGRSDGGTAAGALSEDVEDLARLLWDLGHAPAHVVGHSYGATVALLLAARHPRLCRGVTVHEPPLFGMLADTPHNAEFDDVRERAAKVAELLGAGEREVAARMFIDEVGFGPGTWDGELDARRRSTFTTHGPVWLARMADPEPPTLRAEHFAEISTPVLLTRGDHGLPWYRPIIDLLADAIPGARKRTLHGCGHAPQNTHPREYAAIVTGEATAPAEG; translated from the coding sequence ATGTCCCACATCGCCATCGCAGGCCGAAGGCTCCACTACGAACTCGCCGGCAGTGGTCAGCCGGTAGTGCTCGTGCACGGTTCGTGGGACGACCGCTCCGGCTGGGACCCGCTGGTGCCCCTGCTCTCCTCGCGGCTGCACGTCCTGCGCTACGACCGGCGCGGCCACGGCCGCAGCGACGGCGGCACCGCCGCCGGAGCACTGAGCGAGGACGTCGAGGACCTCGCCCGGCTGCTCTGGGATCTCGGCCACGCGCCCGCCCACGTCGTGGGGCATTCCTACGGCGCCACGGTCGCGCTGCTGCTGGCCGCACGGCATCCGCGGCTGTGCCGCGGGGTGACGGTGCACGAGCCACCGCTGTTCGGAATGCTGGCGGACACCCCGCACAACGCCGAGTTCGACGACGTGCGCGAGCGCGCGGCAAAGGTCGCCGAGCTGCTCGGCGCGGGCGAGCGGGAGGTGGCCGCGCGGATGTTCATCGACGAGGTCGGGTTCGGCCCCGGCACCTGGGACGGCGAGCTCGATGCCCGGCGCAGGAGCACCTTCACCACGCACGGGCCGGTGTGGCTGGCCCGGATGGCCGACCCGGAGCCACCCACGCTGCGCGCCGAGCACTTCGCCGAGATCAGCACGCCCGTGCTGCTGACCCGCGGTGATCACGGGCTGCCCTGGTACCGGCCGATCATCGACCTGCTGGCCGACGCCATCCCCGGCGCCCGGAAGCGGACGCTGCACGGCTGCGGGCACGCGCCGCAGAACACGCACCCGCGGGAGTACGCCGCCATCGTCACCGGCGAGGCGACCGCCCCCGCCGAAGGCTGA
- a CDS encoding helix-turn-helix transcriptional regulator, translating into MSTLEQPRTRRRPTLGELLHHAEKMAEIAVALHEDHRTPAAARVGPPESPELVVAKLIHQAGHRAVSVRTSCPGWPASGESQLFHHLQTELLERGAAMRLLVGTGAGTDVAGLRGLAGSGARVRMSSGELPVMTIVDGRTCLLGSAGEHGRVQLAVVHDPAVVRALQVLHDTTWTHAFGIDALRDMDIDWDDESVTRQVLRLLGAGYTDETAARKLNLSVRTYRRHIAHLMARLKAKSRFQAGVLAAALGLIEPEQFGSSTPGPGAAPPGR; encoded by the coding sequence GTGAGCACACTGGAACAGCCGCGGACGCGGCGCAGACCCACCCTGGGCGAGCTGTTGCACCACGCCGAGAAGATGGCCGAGATCGCCGTCGCCCTGCACGAGGACCACCGCACCCCCGCCGCCGCGCGGGTCGGACCGCCGGAGTCGCCGGAGCTGGTGGTCGCCAAACTGATCCACCAGGCCGGGCATCGCGCGGTCTCGGTGCGGACGAGCTGCCCCGGATGGCCGGCGTCCGGCGAGTCCCAGCTGTTCCACCACCTGCAGACCGAGCTGCTCGAACGCGGCGCGGCGATGCGTCTGCTGGTCGGCACCGGCGCGGGCACCGACGTGGCAGGCCTGCGCGGCCTGGCCGGTTCCGGCGCGCGGGTCCGGATGTCCTCCGGTGAGCTGCCCGTCATGACGATCGTGGACGGGCGGACCTGCCTGCTGGGCTCGGCCGGGGAGCACGGGCGCGTCCAGCTCGCGGTCGTCCACGACCCCGCGGTCGTGCGGGCGTTGCAGGTGCTGCACGACACGACGTGGACGCACGCGTTCGGGATCGATGCGCTGCGGGACATGGACATCGACTGGGACGACGAGTCGGTCACCCGGCAGGTGCTGCGCCTGCTGGGGGCCGGCTACACCGACGAAACCGCCGCGCGCAAGCTCAACCTCTCGGTCCGCACCTACCGCAGGCACATCGCCCACCTGATGGCGCGCCTCAAGGCGAAGTCGCGGTTCCAGGCCGGGGTGCTGGCGGCAGCGCTGGGACTGATCGAGCCGGAGCAGTTCGGTTCCAGCACCCCCGGACCGGGCGCCGCACCACCCGGACGCTGA
- a CDS encoding AfsR/SARP family transcriptional regulator translates to MELVLAALLFRANQVVPVDQLVTEIWGDDPPRRAVDGLYVYVSQLRKFLGGFGQERRPITTRSPGYVLHVGPGALDVHAFQRLMDKGRVCMRMQRYEEASTSFQSALSLWRGPVLGEVRGGPIISRYSTWLEEARLECLEAVVSTGIALGRHQELVGLLRMLIAEHPLHEEFYRQLMITLYQRGRRADALRVYNDARETLTRELGLEPNRGLQDLQRSILVGDGELAS, encoded by the coding sequence GTGGAATTGGTGCTGGCGGCCTTGCTGTTCCGGGCGAACCAGGTGGTCCCGGTCGACCAGCTCGTCACCGAGATCTGGGGCGACGACCCGCCCCGGCGGGCCGTCGACGGGCTCTACGTGTACGTGTCGCAGCTGCGCAAGTTCCTCGGCGGGTTCGGCCAGGAGCGCAGACCGATCACCACCAGGTCGCCCGGCTACGTGCTGCACGTCGGTCCCGGCGCCCTCGACGTGCACGCCTTCCAGCGGCTGATGGACAAGGGCCGGGTGTGCATGCGGATGCAGCGCTACGAGGAGGCGTCGACGTCCTTCCAGTCCGCGCTGTCGCTGTGGCGCGGGCCGGTGCTCGGAGAGGTGCGGGGCGGGCCGATCATCAGCAGGTACTCGACCTGGCTGGAGGAGGCGCGGCTGGAGTGCCTCGAAGCGGTGGTCTCCACCGGGATCGCTCTCGGCCGCCACCAGGAGCTGGTCGGGCTGCTGCGGATGCTGATCGCCGAGCACCCGCTGCACGAGGAGTTCTACCGGCAGCTCATGATCACCCTCTACCAGCGCGGACGCCGGGCCGACGCGCTGCGCGTCTACAACGACGCGCGGGAGACCCTGACCCGCGAGCTGGGGCTGGAACCCAACCGGGGACTTCAGGATCTGCAGCGCTCGATCCTCGTCGGGGACGGCGAACTGGCCTCATGA
- a CDS encoding isocitrate lyase/PEP mutase family protein: protein MPVEEHGHQNVPASLGDDARQKLAADAAVLRDLHVPKRPLVLPNAWDAVTARLVEEAGFPAVATTSHAVAESLGFDDGEGAPAAEMFAAARRVSRTVSVPVTVDCESGYGLPAAELVARLLSAGAAGCNLEDTDHRTGGLADPGSHAARLAEVRAAADEAGVPLVINARVDVFLRAALTGDSRPRSELVGEALERGRAYLAAGADCVFPIMAGDPGTIGRLVAGLDGPVNVLHEPDGPALSTLAELGVSRVSLGPGLFRAAENWLRGELRSLSESVRESAG from the coding sequence ATGCCGGTCGAGGAGCACGGTCATCAGAACGTTCCCGCATCGCTCGGGGACGACGCCCGCCAGAAGCTCGCCGCCGACGCCGCCGTCCTCCGCGACCTGCACGTCCCGAAGCGCCCGCTGGTCCTGCCCAACGCCTGGGACGCGGTGACCGCGAGGCTGGTCGAGGAGGCTGGATTCCCCGCGGTGGCGACCACCAGCCACGCGGTGGCCGAGTCACTGGGCTTCGACGACGGCGAGGGCGCTCCGGCAGCGGAGATGTTCGCGGCCGCGAGGCGCGTCTCACGGACGGTGTCGGTTCCGGTGACGGTGGATTGCGAGTCCGGCTACGGGCTGCCCGCGGCGGAGCTGGTCGCCCGGCTGCTGTCGGCGGGCGCGGCGGGGTGCAACCTGGAGGACACCGACCACCGCACCGGCGGGCTGGCCGATCCCGGCTCCCACGCAGCACGGCTGGCCGAGGTGCGCGCGGCCGCCGACGAGGCCGGGGTCCCGCTGGTGATCAACGCGCGGGTCGACGTGTTCCTCCGCGCCGCGCTCACCGGCGATTCCCGCCCGCGGTCCGAGCTGGTCGGCGAAGCCCTCGAACGCGGCCGGGCCTACCTCGCCGCCGGTGCCGACTGCGTCTTCCCCATCATGGCCGGCGATCCCGGCACCATCGGCAGGCTGGTGGCGGGACTCGACGGTCCGGTCAACGTGCTGCACGAACCGGACGGACCCGCGCTGTCGACACTCGCCGAGCTCGGTGTGAGCCGCGTGTCGCTGGGCCCCGGGCTGTTCCGGGCGGCCGAGAACTGGCTCCGCGGCGAGCTGCGGAGCCTGTCGGAAAGCGTGCGCGAATCGGCCGGCTGA
- a CDS encoding IS701 family transposase, translating to MPHMGAPLPRSASPMPREAVLTELCESLFAPLPRSDQRSKGVQYVRGLLSASGRKSIRNIAAATGGSASEQGLHHFVSSSTWDWAPVRHALARHVVRTRPPRAWVVRPVVIPKTGRHSVGVERRFFPSAGRVLNAQQAVGVWAASEVRCDPVEWRLRLSERWLSDAARRARAAIPREIEPETLGDCTIAAYLTAMCRGGLPRLPVISDGRDTDPFAMTRALQMTGTPSLTRIAGSLPLVVTDPTAGPRGAEPRPAKHIANAAKARRRPAAGTTLAAGVRVRMPGGAGRFQRDDLLLLAVGEVGAPWAGELWLTDLVDLAPSELLRLSRLLRRVESDFTGITEQVGIMDFAGQSFDGWHRHATLSSMAHAATALDDRDRSALTCAS from the coding sequence ATGCCGCACATGGGTGCCCCGCTGCCGAGGTCCGCGTCCCCGATGCCGCGGGAGGCGGTGCTCACCGAGCTCTGCGAGTCCCTGTTCGCGCCGCTGCCGCGCAGCGACCAGCGCAGCAAGGGCGTCCAGTACGTGCGCGGGCTGCTCTCGGCGTCGGGCCGCAAGTCGATCCGCAACATCGCGGCGGCGACCGGCGGCAGCGCTTCCGAGCAGGGGCTGCACCACTTCGTCAGCAGTTCGACCTGGGACTGGGCACCGGTGCGCCATGCCTTGGCCCGCCACGTCGTCCGCACCCGCCCACCGCGGGCGTGGGTCGTGCGACCGGTGGTGATCCCGAAGACCGGGCGCCATTCGGTCGGCGTCGAACGGCGGTTCTTCCCCAGCGCGGGCCGCGTGCTCAACGCCCAGCAGGCGGTCGGCGTCTGGGCCGCCTCCGAGGTCCGGTGCGATCCCGTGGAATGGCGGCTGCGCCTCTCCGAGCGGTGGCTCTCCGACGCCGCCCGGCGCGCGCGTGCCGCGATCCCGCGGGAGATCGAACCGGAGACGCTCGGCGACTGCACCATCGCGGCCTACCTGACCGCGATGTGCCGCGGTGGGCTCCCGAGACTGCCGGTGATCTCCGACGGGCGCGACACCGACCCGTTCGCCATGACGCGGGCGCTGCAGATGACCGGAACGCCCTCCCTCACCCGGATCGCCGGATCACTCCCGCTGGTGGTCACCGACCCGACCGCGGGCCCGCGCGGCGCGGAGCCGCGGCCGGCAAAGCACATCGCCAACGCGGCCAAGGCCAGGCGCCGGCCCGCCGCGGGCACCACGCTGGCCGCCGGTGTGCGGGTCAGGATGCCCGGTGGCGCCGGGCGCTTCCAGCGCGACGACCTCCTGCTGCTCGCCGTCGGCGAGGTCGGCGCACCGTGGGCGGGCGAGCTGTGGCTGACCGATCTCGTCGACCTGGCGCCCTCGGAACTGCTGCGGCTGAGCCGGCTGCTGCGCCGGGTGGAGTCGGACTTCACCGGCATCACCGAGCAGGTCGGCATCATGGACTTCGCCGGTCAGTCGTTCGACGGCTGGCACCGGCACGCGACGCTGTCGTCGATGGCGCACGCGGCCACCGCGCTGGACGACCGCGACAGGAGTGCGCTCACCTGCGCGTCGTGA